From the genome of Salvelinus alpinus chromosome 19, SLU_Salpinus.1, whole genome shotgun sequence, one region includes:
- the LOC139545468 gene encoding sodium-dependent phosphate transporter 1-A-like, with protein sequence MESTTRASLAAATTLATAAYSSDMSGYLWLLILGFVIAFILAFSVGANDVANSFGTAVGSGVVTLRQACILATIFETVGSMLLGAKVSETIRKGIIDVNMYNGSEHVLMAGSISAMFGSAVWQLTASFLKLPISGTHCIVGATLGFSMVAKGHHGVKWMELLRIVASWFLSPLLSGIMSAVLFYFVRKFILNKEDPVPNGLRALPVFYAITMAINLFSIMFTGAPLLGFNKMPWWVTLLISLGCALVTGLVVWFFVCPRLKKKIRRKVASSPCMTPLMEKTPSKPALQEHPSTIQPCDSVPQTPPAYEKRAAFKIGGSEEADLDSNMDTKDLGASSGINGMGPMTITDPHSGQAHTVHKDSGLYKDLLHKLHLAKVGDCIGDDDGRPIRRNNSYTSYTLAIYGIHGDPRYKEGELADQRRRSRLDSYNSYCSAVADGGTVEAGAVGLTLEAGQDILQEEDELEVDRPEVTHLFRFLQILTACFGSFAHGGNDVSNAIGPLVALWLVFESGSVVSNAPTPIWLLLYGGVGITAGLWVWGRRVIQTMGKDLTPITPSSGFSIELSSALTVVVASNIGLPVSTTHCKVGSVVAVGWLRSRKAVDWRLFRNIFIAWFVTVPISGLISAAIMALFTYVIL encoded by the exons ATGGAGTCTACCACTAGAGCATCTCTCGCAGCAGCCACCACTTTAGCTACCGCGGCCTATTCAAGCGATATGTCAGGCTACCTGTGGCTACTGATCCTGGGCTTTGTCATTGCCTTCATCCTGGCCTTCTCTGTGGGGGCCAATGATGTGGCCAACTCATTTGGCACGGCGGTGGGCTCTGGCGTGGTCACCTTACGGCAGGCCTGCATCCTGGCCACTATCTTTGAGACAGTGGGCTCCATGCTGCTGGGGGCCAAAGTCAGCGAGACCATCCGCAAGGGCATCATCGATGTGAACATGTACAATGGCTCCGAACACGTGCTGATGGCAGGCTCCATCAGTGCCATGTTTG GTTCTGCTGTGTGGCAACTGACCGCTTCATTTTTGAAGCTCCCTATATCTGGAACCCACTGTATTGTGGGTGCGACACTTGGTTTCTCCATGGTAGCCAAAGGTCATCACGGGGTCAAATGGATGGAGCTACTACGCATTG tggCATCTTGGTTCCTCTCACCTCTGCTGTCAGGCATCATGTCAGCAGTTCTCTTCTATTTTGTTCGTAAATTCATCCTGAATAAG GAGGACCCTGTTCCCAACGGCCTGAGAGCTCTCCCTGTCTTCTATGCTATCACCATGGCCATCAACCTGTTCTCCATCATGTTCACTGGAGCCCCCT TGCTGGGGTTCAACAAAATGCCATGGTGGGTAACACTGCTCATATCGCTAGGCTGCGCCCTCGTCACAGGCCTGGTCGTGTGGTTCTTCGTCTGTCCACGGCTCAAAAAGAAGATCAGGC GTAAAGTTGCCTCCAGCCCCTGTATGACTCCACTGATGGAGAAGACCCCTTCCAAACCTGCCCTACAGGAGCATCCCTCCACAATTCAACCTTGTGACTCTGTTCCCCAGACACCACCAGCCTATGAGAAAAGGGCGGCCTTTAAGATTGGAGGTTCGGAGGAGGCTGATCTGGACAGCAACATGGACACCAAAGACTTAGGCGCTAGCAGCG GTATTAATGGCATGGGCCCCATGACCATCACAGACCCACACAGTGGTCAGGCTCACACTGTACACAAGGATTCAGGGCTCTACAAAGACCTGCTGCACAAGCTTCACCTAGCTAAGGTGGGTGACTGCATTGGTGACGACGATGGACGGCCCATACGGCGGAACAACAGCTACACCTCCTACACCCTGGCCATCTATGGCATCCATGGGGACCCCAGATACAAGGAGGGAGAGCTAGCAGATCAGCGGAGGAGATCGCGGCTGGACAGCTACAACAGCTACTGCTCGGCAGTAGCAGATGGTGGCACAGTGGAGGCAGGGGCTGTGGGGCTGACACTGGAGGCTGGCCAGGACATACTCcaagaggaggatgagctggaggTGGACCGGCCAGAGGTCACACATCTCTTCCGGTTCCTCCAGATCCTCACTGCTTGTTTCGGCTCTTTCGCCCATGGAGGAAATGATGTCAG TAATGCGATTGGTCCTCTGGTGGCCCTGTGGCTGGTGTTTGAGAGTGGCTCTGTGGTGTCCAATGCCCCCACACCTATCTGGCTGCTgttgtatggaggagtgggcatCACTGCTGGGCTCTGGGTGTGGGGACGCAGAGTGATCCAGACCATGGGCAAGGACCTCACCCCAATCACCCCCTCCAG TGGATTTAGCATTGAACTGTCCTCAGCGCTCACAGTGGTAGTGGCCTCCAATATTGGTCTCCCTGTTAGCACAACTCACTGCAAG GTGGGCTCTGTGGTTGCTGTTGGATGGCTGCGCTCCAGGAAGGCTGTTGACTGGCGTCTCTTCAGGAACATCTTCATCGCCTGGTTTGTAACCGTCCCCATCTCTGGGCTCATCAGTGCTGCCATCATGGCTCTCTTCACCTATGTTATCCTGTGA
- the LOC139545470 gene encoding transcription cofactor vestigial-like protein 4 isoform X1, which yields MAVANFQYITRMSSGFKVYILEGQPNQRSEDRFRHMANERVRVPQVHPVKRKHSFECGLTLEERRESAQSRSNMRRPTVFSVPQSPTSSWSPTPSPTGHLPCHVYPTPPIDEPLDLIKKPRKQPERTEEKTKSTTAINQMRPSVITCVSSTRKPTCRSEVGSSSHSSTVFSKHSYDHVVEEHFKRSLGMDYQMASSRQLSISVSVDDHFAKALGEKWFQIKSKSSSCSSSTSSPPSSPSVTHSPSYGHSPNQAPKESPSTTTPTSSFWSVK from the exons ATGGCTGTTGCAAATTTCCAATACATAACTCGGATGAGCAGTGGTTTCAAAGTCTACATCTTGGAAG GTCAGCCCAACCAAAGAAGTGAAGATAGATTCAGGCATATGGCCAATGAGAGAGTTCGAGTGCCCCAAGTGCATCCGGTCAAGCGCAAGCACAGCTTTGAGTGTGGTCTAACATTGGAAGAAAG GCGAGAAAGTGCACAAAGCAGGAGCAACATGAGAAGGCCAACTGTGTTTAGTGTTCCCCAGAGTCCCACATCCTCCTGGAGCCCAACCCCCAGCCCCACAGGTCATCTGCCCTGCCATGTGTATCCCACACCACCTATCGATGAGCCACTGGACCTAATTAAGAAACCAAGGAAACAGCCtgagaggacagaagagaaaaCCAAAAGCACTACAGCCATCAATCAG ATGCGTCCTTCTGTGATCACCTGTGTGTCCTCCACAAGAAAGCCCACCTGCAGATCTGAAGTCGGCAGCAGTAGCCACTCCTCCACAG TGTTTTCTAAGCACAGCTATGACCATGTTGTGGAGGAACATTTCAAGAGAAGCCTGGGGATGGACTACCAAATGGCCAGCTCCCGCCAGCTCTCCATCAGCGTCTCTGTGGATGACCATTTTGCCAAGGCCTTGGGAGAAAAGTGGTTTCAGATCAAATCAAAATCCTCCTCATGCTCCTCGTCTACATCCTCTCCACCCAGCAGCCCAAGTGTCACTCACTCCCCCAGCTACGGCCACAGCCCAAACCAAGCTCCCAAAGAGTCTCCAAGTaccaccactcccacctccaGCTTCTGGTCAGTCAAATAA
- the LOC139545470 gene encoding transcription cofactor vestigial-like protein 4 isoform X2, translating to MANERVRVPQVHPVKRKHSFECGLTLEERRESAQSRSNMRRPTVFSVPQSPTSSWSPTPSPTGHLPCHVYPTPPIDEPLDLIKKPRKQPERTEEKTKSTTAINQMRPSVITCVSSTRKPTCRSEVGSSSHSSTVFSKHSYDHVVEEHFKRSLGMDYQMASSRQLSISVSVDDHFAKALGEKWFQIKSKSSSCSSSTSSPPSSPSVTHSPSYGHSPNQAPKESPSTTTPTSSFWSVK from the exons ATGGCCAATGAGAGAGTTCGAGTGCCCCAAGTGCATCCGGTCAAGCGCAAGCACAGCTTTGAGTGTGGTCTAACATTGGAAGAAAG GCGAGAAAGTGCACAAAGCAGGAGCAACATGAGAAGGCCAACTGTGTTTAGTGTTCCCCAGAGTCCCACATCCTCCTGGAGCCCAACCCCCAGCCCCACAGGTCATCTGCCCTGCCATGTGTATCCCACACCACCTATCGATGAGCCACTGGACCTAATTAAGAAACCAAGGAAACAGCCtgagaggacagaagagaaaaCCAAAAGCACTACAGCCATCAATCAG ATGCGTCCTTCTGTGATCACCTGTGTGTCCTCCACAAGAAAGCCCACCTGCAGATCTGAAGTCGGCAGCAGTAGCCACTCCTCCACAG TGTTTTCTAAGCACAGCTATGACCATGTTGTGGAGGAACATTTCAAGAGAAGCCTGGGGATGGACTACCAAATGGCCAGCTCCCGCCAGCTCTCCATCAGCGTCTCTGTGGATGACCATTTTGCCAAGGCCTTGGGAGAAAAGTGGTTTCAGATCAAATCAAAATCCTCCTCATGCTCCTCGTCTACATCCTCTCCACCCAGCAGCCCAAGTGTCACTCACTCCCCCAGCTACGGCCACAGCCCAAACCAAGCTCCCAAAGAGTCTCCAAGTaccaccactcccacctccaGCTTCTGGTCAGTCAAATAA